ATAGAGGAGCAATAGCACCTCCAATAATAGCCATAAAGCTATTTTCCATATCTACTCCAAAGCCGCCAGGGCCGGCGTAAGATGATAGCCAGATAAATACAGAACCAGCTAAAATCACCGTACCTGCTTTTCGAACAAAATTTCGTCCTTTTTCCCACGTGCTTCTCCAAAGAGTTTTGGCCTGAGGTACGCGGTAAGGAGGAAGTTCAACAATAAAGGTTGATTGTTCGTCTTTAAGAAGCGTTACTGATAAAATCTTCGTTACAACAAGTGCTAAAATAATGCCAAGCAAGTACATAGAAAATACCACAGCTGCTCCATTGTGCACAAAAAACGCACCTACAAACAAAGCGTATACAGGAAGACGTGCTGAGCAGCTCATAAATGGATTCACTAAAATGGTCATAAGACGCTCTTTTCGCTGTTCAATTGTACGCGCGGCCATAATCCCCGGTACGTTACATCCAAAGCTAATAATCATCGGAATAAAGGCTTTACCGTTTAAGCCGAAAAATTCCATGATACGATCCATTACCACAGCGATTCGAGCCATGTATCCTGAATCTTCAAGCAGTGAAATGAAAAAGAACAGGACGAAAATTTGTGGTACAAATACTAATACGCCGCCTACGCCTGCAATGATGCCGTCTACAATTAAATCATGAATAAATGGAGCGGCACCAGCTGCATTTAAAAGAGAATCAGCGCCTTCACTAAGCGTTCCGCCAAAAAAACCGTCGAGTTTATCAGAAAGCGGAACGCCAATCCAAGTAAACGTAATATTAAAAATCAAATACATTAAGCCAAGAAAAATAGGGAGACCGAGCCACTTATGCGTCACGATTCGATCAAGTCGATCAGTGAAGGTTAAAGGTGTTTCGCTGCCCTTTATGATACACTCTTTGGAAATGCGGTCAATAAATGCTGTACGCACGTCGAAGAAATGCTCACTAAGCGGCTTGTTTAATTTTTCGGCAGTCGCTTTTCGAAGCTCAAGCAGCTCTGAGTAACTCGTTTTTTCTTTTAAAGTTGATTCTATTACGCTGTTTTCAGCTAAAAATTGAATCGCAATCCATCTGCTGACATCCGCTTTTGTTTGAATGATATTGATTGCTTGTTCAGCAGTTTCTCCGTAATTCAATTGAAACAACGGAGCTTTTAAATCTTGCTTCAAAGTGGAGAGAAGCTCATTAATTCCTTTTCCATTGCGGGCAATAATTGCAGAAACCGGAATATGTAATGAGTTGCTAAGCTTCTCCAAATTAAAAGTCAGTCCGCGTTTTTCCGCTACATCAATCATATTTAAGCCGATTACTAATGGCTTTCCATATTCCAAAGCTTGAATAGTGAGATGCATACTTCTTTCAAACTGAGAAGCGTCTACAATATTCAGCATACTGTTAAATTCTCCGGTTAACAAAAAGTTAGTAACGACTGCTTCATCTGAAGAAAGAGGAGTAAAGTCATACACACCTGGCAAATCAACCAGCTGGCTGTTTTGTTTTTTAATAGACCCAACTTTCTTTTCAACGGTTACACCGCTCCAGTTTCCTACGTATTCATAGGAATCTGTTAATATATTGAATAAAGAAGTTTTTCCTGTGTTTGGATTTCCTAAAAGTGCAATTGTACTCATGCTGTCTCAACCTCAATTTTAGCTGCATCGCGTTTTCGGATACTAATCATTTGACCTTGACATTCAATAATACAAGGTCCTCCTAAGATGGTTTTTTGTTTCATGCATAGTTCGCATCCTTTTTTTACCCCAAAAGAAAGAAGGCGGCGTTCTAATGATCTATCTAAAAATTCAATGTTTTTAACTTTTACTTTGTCGCCAATACTCACGGTAGTTAAATTCATCATTCAGCACTCCTGTTAATGATAATCATTTTCAATTTGTATCTATCTCGATTATACATAAGGTTCTAAAATCAATCAATGCTTCTAGAGCGTTACAATTAAAAATATATATTTATAACTATATTTTTTAGGTGAAATTATGTACGATTTTAGCAGCAAATTGTCAGGGGGGATGTGAGTGGATGTAATCGTTCGCAAAATGAGAAAAGAAGATATTACGTCTGTTCAATATGTCGCAAAGATGAGCTGGTATGATACATATGAAGGAATTATTCCTCGAAGCGTTCAGAATCGGTTTCTTTCAGAAGCATACTCAAATAAAAGGCTGCTGTGGCGCTTGCACAATTCGTTCATTTATGTAGCAACTATTGATGAGAAAATTGTAGGATACGCTAACTTTTTTTCACTGCGAAACAGAGGGGAGATAGAACTAGGATCTATCTATATATTGCCTGCTTATCAAGGAAAAGGAATTGGCTCACAATTGCTGGAAAAAGGAATGAAACGCTCGAAGGAATTAAAAATCGTTTACATTAACGTAGAAAGGGAAAACAGAATAGGCCGTGCATTTTATCAATCAAAAGGTTTTCAGCTCGTGGATGAATTTGATGATGAATTTGAGGGGCATTTATTAAAAACGATGCGGATGAAGTTAATGATTTAAGCCTAGTGTTTAGTATGAACCTTCTCTTAAAAAAGCTGATTTTAAACTTTCTGCTAAAATCAGCTTTTAATTACAGAATAACGATTGACCTTATTCTTGTGAATATGGTAACATTAATCAGAACTTAATGACCGAAAGTGTTTTTCGGTCAAACAGTCAGACAGAAGTAAGGATTATTGGAGGCTAAAAAACATGAATATGATTAAAGGAGAATGGAAAAAAATCTTTTCCAAACCAATGACTATTGTCGTGATTTGCGGATTGTTATTTGTTCCATTACTTTATAATGTCATCTTTTTATCTGCTTACTGGGATCCATATGGAAAAACAGATCAAATTCCAGTTGCAGTGGTAAATGAAGATAAAGGTGCTACGTTAGATGGAAAGAAATTGAATGTCGGTCGTGATTTTGTTGATGATTTAAAGAAAAACGATAAATTTGATTGGAAATTTACGAGCAAAGAAAAAGCGTTAGATGGCTTAAAGAACGAGGACTATTATTTAGTTTTAGAAATCCCAAAGAATTTCTCCAAAAATGCAACAACATTAATGGATAAAAATCCTAAAAAAATGAAATTCATCTATCACACAAATGCCGGAAAGAACTATTCAGGCGCTCAAATTAGCTCAAATGCAGTAGCTAAAATCAATGATCAGATTAAAGAAGCGGTCACAAAGCAGTATGCTGAAACGGTATTTGACAGTTTTAAGCAAGTAGCGGACGGTCTTCAAAAAGCAAGTGACGGTGCCGGAGAGTTAGAAAACGGCTCAAAAACGCTGCGAGATAACATGAAGAAATTAGCAGACAGCACGGTCACGTTTGAAGACGGTACAGCTAAATTAGCAAGCGGGTTAACGGATGCACGAAAAGGAGCAACAGATTTAAACGCTGGTGCAGCTAAGCTACTGAACGGTGCGGACACAATTAATGAAAACTTAGGTAGCCTAAACAGCGGTTTAGGGAAGTTAGAGAGTGGAAGCAGTCAATTATATAGCGCTTCTAGTCAATTAGAAACTGGAGCTGTTGGTGTTCGAGATGGATTGTCAAAGTTACAAAGTGCAACCAAACAACTTAATGATGGAACGCATACACTTCAAGGAAAGCTTCCGCAGTTCACAAGCGGTTTAAATCAAGTAGATGCTGAAGTGAGCAGCGTTACCCAGCAAATTAATCAAGCGGAACAGGAAATTACGCAGATTAAACAGCAGGTAGATTCAAAAAAAG
This sequence is a window from Priestia aryabhattai. Protein-coding genes within it:
- a CDS encoding GNAT family N-acetyltransferase, producing the protein MDVIVRKMRKEDITSVQYVAKMSWYDTYEGIIPRSVQNRFLSEAYSNKRLLWRLHNSFIYVATIDEKIVGYANFFSLRNRGEIELGSIYILPAYQGKGIGSQLLEKGMKRSKELKIVYINVERENRIGRAFYQSKGFQLVDEFDDEFEGHLLKTMRMKLMI
- the feoB gene encoding ferrous iron transport protein B; this translates as MSTIALLGNPNTGKTSLFNILTDSYEYVGNWSGVTVEKKVGSIKKQNSQLVDLPGVYDFTPLSSDEAVVTNFLLTGEFNSMLNIVDASQFERSMHLTIQALEYGKPLVIGLNMIDVAEKRGLTFNLEKLSNSLHIPVSAIIARNGKGINELLSTLKQDLKAPLFQLNYGETAEQAINIIQTKADVSRWIAIQFLAENSVIESTLKEKTSYSELLELRKATAEKLNKPLSEHFFDVRTAFIDRISKECIIKGSETPLTFTDRLDRIVTHKWLGLPIFLGLMYLIFNITFTWIGVPLSDKLDGFFGGTLSEGADSLLNAAGAAPFIHDLIVDGIIAGVGGVLVFVPQIFVLFFFISLLEDSGYMARIAVVMDRIMEFFGLNGKAFIPMIISFGCNVPGIMAARTIEQRKERLMTILVNPFMSCSARLPVYALFVGAFFVHNGAAVVFSMYLLGIILALVVTKILSVTLLKDEQSTFIVELPPYRVPQAKTLWRSTWEKGRNFVRKAGTVILAGSVFIWLSSYAGPGGFGVDMENSFMAIIGGAIAPLFIPLGFATWQAVASLITGFLAKEVVVSTMSIIYKVQEGQLGDTMKTFFTPLTAYTFMVFVLLYVPCLATVAVIRRETGSLKWTAFAVAYPLVVAYLVALLVHTIGKVLGFS
- a CDS encoding FeoA family protein, coding for MMNLTTVSIGDKVKVKNIEFLDRSLERRLLSFGVKKGCELCMKQKTILGGPCIIECQGQMISIRKRDAAKIEVETA